One window from the genome of Diabrotica virgifera virgifera chromosome 6, PGI_DIABVI_V3a encodes:
- the LOC126886484 gene encoding scaffold attachment factor B1-like has protein sequence MPSLCKLTIADLRLELEERDLSSTGKKADLVERLKNALKEEGHDPETYVFEDKHAALISSITSLESKVSSEISQVSTDITSLESKVSSEISQVSTDITSLENKVSTDITSLEKKVSSEISQVSSDVLKVSTDIASLEKKVSGDISSLDSKMTNEISRVTSDFDDKISSIKSTFEEKIKEIEKKMQETEKVDKGMEPILTDIKNDEIKYTNTNWSHSQ, from the exons atgccttccttgtgtaagctaacaattgcagacctgagacttgaattggaagaaagggacctgagttctactggcaaaaaggctgatctagttgAACGTCTGaagaacgcactaaaagaagagggtcatgatccagaaacttacgtgtttgaagacaagcatgctgctttaatttcgtcaataacatcgttagagagcaaagtttctagtgaaatctcccaa gtttcgacagacattacatcgttagagagcaaagtttctagtgaaatctcccaagtttcgacagacattacatcgctgGAGAACAAAGTTTCAACAGATATCACAtcgttagagaaaaaggtttctagtgaaatttcccaagtttcctcggatgttttgaaagtttcgacagacattgcatcgttagagaagaaagtttcgggtgatatttcatcccttgacagcaaaatgactaacgagatctctagggtcacttcggattttgacgacaagatatcgtccataaaatctacttttgaagaaaagatcaaggaaatagaaaagaaaatgcaggaaacggaaaaagtagacaaaggtatggaacccatcttaacagacattaaaaatgatgaaatcaaatacacaaatacaaattggagccacagtcaatag